The following nucleotide sequence is from Salvia miltiorrhiza cultivar Shanhuang (shh) chromosome 7, IMPLAD_Smil_shh, whole genome shotgun sequence.
ATTAGAATGCTGCATATAAACAAGACATATGTTGCCATCACTTCTGAATTAGCCTCATACATACTTGAAATCAAATGACATAAATTGCATAATACAGATATAAATGCTAATgccaaatgaaaattttcataaaatcaccATCGTTGATGAAAATACATTTCAAAGTCCAGATTATTCAAAAAAGGTGACAAGTGAGAATAAAGTCGACACAGATTATAATGCCCATTTGACTATGCAGCAGCACGAGGCTCAATGAGCACAACCAGAGTACATAAAAGCTTCCTAGAGCTGAGGGCGCATATATCAGGCATCTTTTGGACTAAATTAAGAATAATTTCTTCGAATGTCCCCCAAAAGAAAAACAGCACCGCAAAGAAAGCACTTTTAGCATTCACACGCTGTGATCTTGCTAATATGCAAAAGTTAAGGTTTGTATAGGATCAAATCACATGATTTTTATTCAGAAAGATGCTGCTTTGCAtgctaaaatgacaaaaatgaaTTACACGAAATCATAAACGCAATGCCGCATGCTCAAAATAGAATTCCTAGAAAAAGAAGTTCAGCATAATTCATCGAAATTAGATAAAGTAACATAAGAAACAACTCAACGACAATTGCAGCAATCGGACAAAATATCTTAGGGTTTTACACGACGCCATATTGCAAGTCTAATTACTGAAATTAACGAATATATCTAGCAAAACGGTAGTGACGAGGGACAATCTTAAGAGCGAGAAACACTTACGACGATGAGTTTAAAGAGGTTGGCCTCTTTGGCAGGAAGCGAAGCGCCCATCCTAACAAGCACACTGAAAGCCGCCCCAAGTGGTCGAGATGAATTTCAAAGGATTTTGTGAAGTTagggagatagagagagagtgtgataAGTGCGTCGACAAACAcaaagagagagatagagaaaggtTTTGCGGTGAGGTGAGGGTGGCGTTTATCTGCTGCAACCCTACAACTCGAAGAGAGTTCTAACACTCGCAAATTACTGCCAAAAAGTCAAGGGTCTCATTCGAGGGTAATTCTGTCATTCCACCCCACgggattttcttttttctttttcttttttcaagaGAGTAGGGTTTGGCTCTGGCTTTCGCAGGatcctctctttttttctttttgttataaATCTTTTTAACAAAGGGCCAGGTCAATTTATCAATTCAATAATTTTCTTCAAATATatcattattaattatttatgccTTTTTATTGTAATTGAAAGTTGAAACAGATCAAAAATCAGTCCTATTTCTTGTTCGTTTTGTGGCcaaaaaattctttttcttttctttttttgatataacttcttttttttcacaaaaatacaATATTGATTACACAATCTCCATTGGTGCAATTGCAAACTTCTAAGAAAATCCAAATTATGAACATTCATGGCATGACTTAATTATGAGTGGAGGCACAATAGTCATTTAAAAGAAAGGGACAACATTCAAAACACACACAACTTGTTCTCATTTTATTTCTCCTACTTTTGAAGCTGTCATCATTTGAGAGTCTTGTAGCATGCTGATATCAAAGAAAGGCTTCTCAGAGTTTATTCATTTTCATCAAATCGTGCTTCTCTTAAAACAAAAAGATCACTGCAATTTAGAAATATTTCAACTCAGTAGCATATGTACCCTATATCTTCCACTGGAACTGGAACCACAAGATCAGAAACCGAAAATCAAATCTCATATATGAGACTAAACATGCTACTATTACTTAGAAAGAAGAAGCAATGGAGCTATAAGCTTGGTCTATTTCATCTTCTGTCATCTCGACCGTTGCATCACTGTCATAAGGGTCATTTCCAGCAGCTTTATCATTCTTCCCACCTTTCTTAACCCCACGATTCTGTGCCTTTATATCGTTTGGTGTATCATCGTGCTCCATATTCAGAAACTCAAGCTCATATATTTGTTTGCAGGCCATTACTTCTCGACAAAGATCTTCCTTGCTAGGCGAAGTGCTGCCATCAAACTGGGCCAGCTGCTCGACTACACGAGGAAGGCAGGCCCATTGTTCTGTAACATGATGGACACCCTAAATATGAAGGTGGCATGTATGAGTAAATAGAAACATTTCAATTAGAGGTCAGACATGAAAACTACAAACAAAACTTATCACTTTCATTAAGCACCAACTAATCAGCAGACATGACATATATACCATCATATATTCCTCATTAGTTTCATACGAttcccataaaaaaaaaaaaacttcattaGTAGCATCATTTATGGATTTGACTAAAATTAGCTTATTTAAAATTGTTCCATTTGCCAATAGTTTTGTGAAAATACCCATGCAAGTACTCTGCTGCTATGATAGATATAAATGTACTATAACTGTACAGAAACCAGTTGTATTCCAAggtcaaaaaataaaaagggaaaaaaaaagttaaatttcATGCTACCAGAATAAAGTGCACAGTTTAATAGTAATAACCAACCAAAAAGCTGTACCTGTCCTTGCTTGAGAGCATCTATAGCATCTTGTAAACAAGTCAGAATTCCTTCAGCAGCTATCTTTTTTATCTCACTTGGGCCTGGCTGTAAAAGATAATCAATAAATTATGTATTCTATAAGGAAAACAAATTTAGAATCAGATTTACATAAGACAAGTTATGTTTCTAGcatgataaatttaaaaaatcaattaagCTAAGATAACAATTTAAATTTAGTATTCTCAAAGTAACCATCACTAGCTCTTAGTTATTGGACATATATGACCCAAGTCAGTGGTTCCTTTAATGTCTACTAGATTATTTGAGCTTATACAAACAACCTTCCACAACTATATGTTGGACCTCAACAGGCAATTAGAAGCTAcagagaaaaataaattaaatcatcagcacacatattttatatatttcccACCTTGATTTCTAATCATTCGCTCCACGTCAGTAGCATTTACTGTTTTTCGGATTAGTAACAATGAAATTGCATTTTCAAAAGCAATTAGAATAAAAGCATGATGGTTTAGCAAGAAAAATTACGCATACATCATGGGAACATCATGGTAGGGACTTCATTTTGCCCTTTATGAGATCTTCTCAATAGCAGCATGACCATATAAACAAGGTAATTAGACTCTTTCTCTGATTATTAGATTCTTTCTAAGCTTCAGGGGGATCTGGTAATATCATATGCAATCTTGGTAACACTTTGTTGGTTTGGGTTGTCTTCTCACAAAGTAGTAACGTCAATTTGAACAATGCCAGATGGATGAAAGATGTAGGACTCTGAAACAAAAGTCCAGAAAATAATACAAGCATCCAACGTTGTGCTCCTTGCATACCCCCACCAAGTATTAGTGAGATCCATAAATCCTTATGATATGTTGATAAGATAtgcaacacgaacaaacaaactATCTCAAAAACAAGTGATGACACATAGCTTTGTCTGTTGGGAaatcagttccccatccaaacttggtagaagcaagaaataagaataaaaatagacacaatttaacaacacaagaatttaacgtggaaactccaaatccggagaaaaaaccacgacacactgaaaaattactatatgataaatttctacaatcacacagtatttctcaccctctcgactcacaaccactacactcttacaagcctttgaaaacctctcacccctctaaaacaaagagcaaggaatttcaaactagaagtaatcacaagactaaaggtagtgattggtgcaattgtatcaaagaccttggaactccttaaatagcctaagggtctccacctactttgatagcaaaaccaatgtgggacaaaaatccccactttcatttttaacacaattccaacaatctccaccttgttaaaaatgaaagaaaaaacaccattgtcttcaccgacaattatgattcttatcacaaagaaccatcatcctcaaaagagaataaacctactccaccaaatgagtagaaCACTTAGAATAAACCATTCTAAGAATTTTACTTCGGCACATGTCGAAAAAACCTTGCTGAAATTTTTGGTGCAACCTTCTAGCTTTTGGCCCTCCTAGAAGTCATCAGCCATCGACATACTTTTCACCACACACCTGCATCCATGCCAAAAAACCATGCACATGTGGTCCAACTAACATCGTCACATCCTCTATCATGGCCATTGGACATGCCATAAGGATATTCATGTCCTCAAAGGACATCATCAAACACGATGTTAGCTGCTTGTTCAGAGCTTTCTGCCGAATCCGCTCCACCTTGACGAGCTCCACCTGGACAGTTTCGCTTCGTATGGCCGGGTTTTCCGCACCTCCAACAAACAACGCCCTTGGAGTCTTTCTTCCTCCCTCTGCTAAAGGCCACCATTGCTGAATTTTCCGATGAAGTACGTCCTTCACTCATCAGCCTTCTTTCTTCCAAAAGAAGTTTGCCCGTGACTTCAGCAAAGACCAGAGTTTCCTTCCCATAAACTAATATTGGCTTCATGTGTTCATAGGAACGTGGAAGAGACAAGATGAGTCTCAACGCCTTatcctcatcttcaatttttGCTCCAATACTCTCCAGTTCAGAGATAATGCCATTGAGAATACTCAAGTGATCTGAAATCTTCACACCTTCATCCATCCGTAAGGTATGAAATTGTTCCTTCAAATACAACCGATTCGAGATGCCTTTTGCTTGGTACAGAGCTTCCAGCTTTTCCCAAAGCTCCTTCGCACTCGAAATCCCATGTACATTTGCAAGTACATTCTTGGCCAAGCAGAGACGAATTGTGCTTGCCgccttcagatccagatcctcccaatcttcatCACTCATACCGGACTTGTTGTTTGCGTCATCATCTGCACCAGGCTTTTTGACTGCACCCGGACGTCCTTTCAGGGCCTTGTGTAACCCAGATTGTATCAGCACATCCTTGACTTGCACTTGCCACAAGccaaaatttattattccatcGAATTTCTCCACGTCGAACTTCATTTGGACTTGAAGTTGACTTGACGTACCGCTTCTCCACCAAAATGAACAGCCGTCTCGCAAGAGACACCCCGCCCGGATCTTTCTCAAGAAATCCTTTCTGATGTGGAAGATCAGACaatgctgcaaccacagagcatacttggaatatcaagagacctcagccaggctctgataccaattgttgggaaatcagttccccatccaaacttggtagaagcaagaaataagaataaaaatagacacaatttaacaacacaagaatttaacgtggaaactccaaatccggagaaaaaaccacgacacactgaaaaattactatatgataaatttctacaatcacacagtatttctcaccctctcgactcacaaccactacactcttacaagcctttgaaaacctctcacccctctaaaacaaagagcaaggaatttcaaactagaagtaatcacaagactaaaggtagtgattggtgcaattgtatcaaagaccttggaactccttaaatagcctaagggtctccacctactttgatagcaaaaccaatgtgggacaaaaatccccactttcatttttaacacaattccaacaTTGTCCTTAAGCATTTTCTTTTGAGATACCTTTACAATACGACTTCTAGTTTCTGTAGGGGCGGAAAGAGTAAAAACTATAGAAGAAAGTAACCCAGCAGTTATGGTCAATCAATAATTCATCATAAAGCGtctgcttcaaaaaaaaaatcatcataaagCATCTCCTCTTAGACAAATTATTCTTCTGGCTGGAAGCAAGCTATCACCACAAGCAACTTTAAGCCCTGAGAGATAAAGCCCTATAGACAGCTTACTTTCTCTTCTTGGTTCTCCAGCCATGATATAGTTCTTTTAAGATCCTCGACAGCCCACTTCTTCGCTTTGGCAGGAGAAAAGCTCCCTTTCATCTGGTAAGATATGAGGATATATCATCAAGAACAAGACAGAAATGCAGATGACAAGTCAACAACTTATATACGAACAAAAGTTGTTATAAATGGGAGGTAAATATttccatgtcattttttattttactttttaaacaaaaaattcCTATCTCAGTTAAACGATTATTTAGCCAGAGAATATGTTGTGGAAGCTAATGGGATTTAGAAGAATGAAGAGCAATATATACTCCAAATTGAAGAACAAAGAACGACAGTGAGAAGAAGCATTTTTCCCCATACAGAAAGAGAACATTATAATACCTTGGAAGAGCCAGTAGCCTTCTTTGAATGTAAGCCAGTTTCTTCTtgttttgaatatttagtgGATGAAGATGGCTCTACATCAGAAAGTAGAAATTGACATTTAGTTGGGTCATAATCTCAGAGGTTGAGATCTGAACTATTACAACCATACATGTGAGAAATAAAACAAGCAATTACAGACATTGTGTCTATAAGTGGTATTTTCGGTTGCATCTTAAAGTAAACATGACGGAACTGAGTAAAGTCAAGATACAAGAGCCACGATATGCCAGAACTGAGATAAGCCAAAACTTCACCAACTACCTTTCCCATCCCATTATTATTTACATATCCTTAAATAACCTTTTTATTACATACATATCCCTAAATAACCTCGTTAGAATAGGGATcctaaagaaaaatatttgggaAATCAGTTTCTTTACCGCAGAATAATTTTCATGTTAAAGTCAATATTTCCAATAAATGaagttttctttttttgtgaCACTATTTTGTCTCCACCATGTTTGTTTCATCTCCTTCGACCCTTGGGGCAAGAAAGTAGGATGAAACACAAACATTAAAATGCAATTAGTGAACAAAAACTGCACATTTGAATATGCTGAAGAAATATCCTCTTTCAACTcactaaaacaaacaaaatgtACTGTATATACCCAGTGGGACTACAATGTGGCCACTACAGTTGCTGGTAACTATCACATgggtataataataataataaatattattattgtcattatgtagaccTTTTCTAGCTTCATGGGAAATGCATTGTCTTCTCCATGGTTTGCCAGCATGCAGTAGGAATGGCTCAATATCCACAAGTTTTCTTTGGACGTAACAATCTGATATCCAGTCCTAAGCAAGATGAATCATTATCATCGTTGAAAGGCAACAATGAATTGATATAATAAGAGGAAAGAAAGAGAATAATTGCAAAAGGACTTCTTTGAGAGAAGCTGTACAAGTTTCAAACTTAAACATGAAGAAGAACTCTACATGAGTGAAAGCAAATCCAGTGAAGCACAGGGCAAATGCCTGAACCGGTGTAGAACAGCAAGTCTAGCAAAGATGTGTGAAACGGTGTGCAAGAATGAAGAAAGGATGTGAatgaataatcatccaaaataaCCAC
It contains:
- the LOC130992385 gene encoding DNA-repair protein XRCC1; this translates as MSESNSRKRNLPSWMSSREEESDENEKSKQLTNRGKSKKDQNGEDKTATGSGTSDFSILMEGVTFVLSGFVNPERGVLRSQMLEMGAEYQPDWNSNCTLLVCAFSNTPKFRQVKADGGTIISKDWISDCYVQRKLVDIEPFLLHAGKPWRRQCISHEARKEPSSSTKYSKQEETGLHSKKATGSSKMKGSFSPAKAKKWAVEDLKRTISWLENQEEKPGPSEIKKIAAEGILTCLQDAIDALKQGQGVHHVTEQWACLPRVVEQLAQFDGSTSPSKEDLCREVMACKQIYELEFLNMEHDDTPNDIKAQNRGVKKGGKNDKAAGNDPYDSDATVEMTEDEIDQAYSSIASSF